A single genomic interval of Euwallacea similis isolate ESF13 chromosome 2, ESF131.1, whole genome shotgun sequence harbors:
- the LOC136417420 gene encoding uncharacterized protein codes for MRWLFCLIGWCYLLVANGQYEWQARDAFDEVSRAIRSINKDNCEIQHVEDLYLPADTVSHLPDIKDVNINPVFPNRTQLLHLHNMALNRAFFWSYILQSRFIRPAINDTYDPGMMYYLLSTVADVSTNKHINASAIYFSPNMSYSSSYKGFFNKTFPRFAPRTFRTDDFNDPVHLERISTLNTFTVHDLGAVPPNTSADYTSDYYRINEWYKAWLPDQVNTRHDTKTTYQVEIRYANNTNETYTFHGPPGADEDPGPVKWTRPYFDCGKSNRWLVAAVVPIADIYPRHTGFRHVEYPTYTAASVVEMDFDRIDINQCPVAAGNDKANRFADTARCKKETTECEPIHGWGFRRGGYQCRCNPGYRLPMQVRRPFLGEIVERATEEQYYNGFDCKKIGWIQKLPVEWEKAPWYVKAMEQDRHPEYRFPVNGSSPKVLDEPVINIHKVLEFIGGMNKDKCKAYRPDELILPGGVMFGAEEFFENEAKMALRLANFISVFLQVSDPQEVYSGKRVADKPLTEDQMIGETLAIVLGNSRIWSAGTYWERNKFTNRTLFAPYAYKKQLNSRKFNMEDLARLNKSDEVYLNKPWFSSLKHRWASNFDSLEKFWMKIRVRFNETGETTIKYEHFPNYYRGARLHHGYWTAPYFDCHGKVPMWKIKYAAPFFGWDSLKVKLEFKGVVAVTMDLLKLDINQCPDKFYVPNAFKGTHKCDQKTSYCVPILGRGFESGGYKCECKQGFEYPFEDPITYYDGQIMEAEFTNLMDNNITRFDMFRCRYAAASSIQANILIILVLLMLTFGIFGHR; via the exons ATGCGGTGGTTGTTTTGCTTAATCGGGTGGTGTTATCTGTTGGTGGCCAACGGGCAATATGAATGGCAAGCCCGAGACGCCTTCGACGAAGTGTCTAGAGCCATAAGGTCCATCAACAAGGACAATTGTGAGATTCAACACGTAGAGGACTTATACTTGCCCGCGGACACTGTCTCACACCTGCCAGACATCAAAGATGTTAACATCAACCCTGTGTTTCCCAATCGAACTCAATTGTTGCACCTGCACAACATGGCTCTCAATAGGGCCTTTTTCTGGTCATACATATTACAGAGCAGATTCATTCGACCTGCCATTAATGACACTTATGATCCAGGGATGATGTACTACCTCTTGTCAACAGTGGCAGATGTATCCACAAATAAACACATCAATGCCAGTGCCATTTACTTCTCACCAAATATGTCCTACTCGAGTTCCTATAAAGGGTTCTTCAACAAAACTTTCCCCAG GTTTGCGCCGCGAACATTCCGAACAGATGACTTCAATGACCCAGTCCATCTGGAGCGTATCTCCACACTGAATACCTTTACAGTCCACGACTTAGGAGCCGTGCCGCCAAACACTAGTGCAGATTATACTTCAGATTATTACAGAATAAATGAATGGTACAAGGCCTGGTTACCAGACCAAGTGAATACAAGGCATGACACCAAAACAACCTATcag GTTGAAATTCGCTATGCCAACAATACGAACGAAACGTACACATTCCACGGACCGCCAGGGGCGGACGAAGATCCAGGCCCAGTGAAGTGGACTAGGCCATATTTTGACTGTGGAAAATCCAATAGATGGTTGGTGGCAGCGGTCGTCCCTATTGCAGATATTTATCCACGACATACAGGGTTTCGTCATGTGGAATATCCAAC aTACACTGCGGCATCGGTAGTGGAAATGGACTTTGATCGTATTGACATCAACCAGTGTCCAGTTGCCGCAGGGAATGACAAAGCGAATAGATTTGCGGACACTGCGAGATGTAAAAAGGAAACCACAGAG TGCGAACCAATACATGGTTGGGGTTTTCGAAGAGGAGGTTATCAGTGCCGTTGCAATCCAGGTTATCGGTTACCTATGCAAGTTAGGAGACCATTTCTTGGTGAAATAGTTGAACGGGCAACTGAGGAACAGTACTATAATGGATTTGATTGCAAAAAGATTGGAT GGATTCAAAAGTTACCAGTTGAATGGGAGAAAGCTCCATGGTATGTAAAGGCAATGGAGCAGGATAGACATCCAGAATATAGGTTTCCTGTTAACGGTTCGAGTCCGAAGGTTTTAGATGAACCAGTTATCAACATACATAAAGTACTGGAATTTATTGGAGGGATGAACAAGGACAAATGCAAGGCTTATAGACCGGATGAGTTGATTCTACCAGGAG GCGTTATGTTTGGTGCAgaggaattttttgaaaacgaagccAAAATGGCGCTTCGCTTAGCAAACTTCATAAGTGTTTTCCTCCAAGTCTCTGATCCCCAAGAAGTTTATTCCGGCAAACGAGTGGCAGATAAGCCATTAACTGAAGACCAAATGATCGGTGAAACGCTGGCCATTGTTTTGGGCAACAGCAGAATTTGGTCTGCTGGCACATACTGGGAAAGAAACAAATTCACCAATAGGACTCTGTTCGCTCCCTATGCCTACAAGAAACAGCTCAACTCAAGGAAATTCAACATGGAAGATTTAGCTCGGTTAAACAAGTCCGATGAAGTGTATTTAAACAAGCCATGGTTCAGTTCGCTCAAACACCGATGGGCTTCCAACTTTGACAGTTTGGAGAAGTTCTGGATGAAAATCCGAGTACGGTTCAATGAAACCGGAGAGACGACGATTAAGTACGAGCACTTCCCTAATTACTATAGGGGCGCCAGATTGCACCATGGTTATTGGACAGCGCCTTATTTCGATTGTCATGGAAAAGTTCCCATGTGGAAGATTAAATATGCGGCACCGTTCTTTGGTTGGGACAGTTTGAAGGTTAAATTAGAATTCAA gggTGTTGTTGCAGTCACAATGGACTTGCTGAAATTAGACATAAATCAATGTCCAGACAAATTTTACGTTCCTAATGCTTTTAAGGGCACCCACAAATGTGACCAAAAAACATCATAC TGTGTGCCAATATTGGGAAGAGGCTTTGAGTCAGGAGGCTACAAATGCGAATGTAAACAGGGCTTTGAATATCCCTTCGAAGACCCTATAACATACTATGATGGACAAATCATGGAAGCTGAATTCACCAATTTGATGGACAACAACATAACCAGATTTGACATGTTTCGGTGTAGATATGCTGCTGCTAGTAGCATACAGGCCAATATCCTTATAATTTTAGTATTACTGATGCTTACCTTTGGGATCTTTGGGCACAGGtaa